The following are encoded together in the Pleurocapsa sp. FMAR1 genome:
- a CDS encoding type II toxin-antitoxin system RelE/ParE family toxin, translated as MGKVLKRPIVINDLIELATYIGNNNLDISDDFLLAAENTFAQLGNFPQLGKSSKFDSPELIDIRQKAVKGFESYLVFYRLIEDGVEIIRVIHGARNVEDILESDLDRDD; from the coding sequence ATGGGCAAAGTTCTCAAACGTCCTATCGTTATCAATGATTTAATTGAATTAGCTACATACATAGGCAACAATAATTTGGACATTTCGGATGATTTTCTATTAGCAGCAGAAAACACATTTGCTCAACTAGGTAATTTTCCTCAGTTGGGTAAATCTAGCAAATTTGATAGTCCTGAATTAATAGATATTAGGCAAAAGGCAGTTAAAGGATTTGAGAGTTATTTAGTTTTTTATCGGTTGATTGAAGATGGAGTAGAAATTATTAGGGTAATTCACGGAGCAAGAAATGTAGAAGATATTCTTGAATCTGATTTGGATCGAGATGATTAA
- a CDS encoding type II toxin-antitoxin system ParD family antitoxin — MNISLPESMRAYVEEQIKNGDYGTVSEYMRDLIRRDRDRKEQNRLESLLLEGLNSGEATPITENDWAEIRAVVKAKIEQKQ; from the coding sequence ATGAATATTTCTCTACCTGAGTCCATGCGTGCTTATGTAGAAGAGCAAATTAAAAATGGTGATTACGGTACAGTAAGTGAATACATGAGAGACTTGATTCGTCGCGATCGCGATCGCAAAGAACAAAATAGATTAGAATCTCTTTTATTGGAAGGCTTAAACTCTGGGGAAGCAACCCCGATTACAGAAAATGACTGGGCGGAAATTCGCGCTGTTGTCAAAGCTAAAATCGAGCAAAAACAATAA
- a CDS encoding vWA domain-containing protein: MNQPITSQKIISASLLRLRMRSPFFATLALFAKFIPTPDIPTAATDGKDIFFNPDFLQSLSAPQQDGILLHEVLHAALLHFLRRGVREKETWNIAADIVVNGIICQQGCFELPEGGIRDPKLEHLSVEEIYELLPQQDCSHCLSILDLLDNAPAGNADEKRLASPGQISSKFDSLSEAKKAELESHWQNAMQQATVIARTSNQGNLPAGMIKELGALDRSQLDWRSYLWRYLVKTPTDYTEFDRRFIGRGLYLETLQGESVKVYVAVDTSGSIDEQLLKMFLSEVKGILNSYPHLECELYYADADVYGAYELNPDSDIPQPQGGGGTSFVPFFSKVSHGWDGMTTAVCVYLTDGYGTFPDTAPELPVLWVVTPGGLDLSQFPFGETVRLLSI, translated from the coding sequence ATGAATCAACCAATAACTAGTCAAAAAATAATCAGTGCGTCGTTGCTTCGTTTACGAATGCGATCGCCTTTTTTTGCTACCTTAGCTTTATTCGCCAAATTTATACCAACTCCCGATATTCCTACTGCTGCAACTGACGGCAAAGATATCTTTTTTAATCCCGACTTTTTACAGTCTCTTAGCGCACCTCAACAAGATGGCATACTATTACACGAAGTTCTACACGCAGCGTTGCTTCATTTTCTACGCAGAGGAGTAAGAGAAAAAGAAACCTGGAATATAGCGGCTGATATTGTGGTTAATGGCATAATATGCCAACAAGGTTGTTTTGAATTGCCAGAAGGAGGTATTCGCGATCCTAAATTGGAACATCTTAGCGTGGAAGAAATTTATGAGCTATTGCCACAACAAGATTGTTCACATTGTTTGAGTATTCTCGATCTATTGGACAATGCGCCAGCAGGTAATGCCGACGAAAAAAGGCTGGCATCTCCAGGGCAAATAAGCAGTAAATTTGATAGCCTCTCGGAAGCTAAAAAAGCAGAATTAGAATCCCACTGGCAGAATGCGATGCAGCAAGCAACAGTAATTGCCCGCACTTCTAATCAGGGAAATTTACCCGCAGGAATGATCAAGGAATTAGGCGCATTAGATCGATCGCAGCTAGACTGGCGCAGTTATTTATGGCGATATTTAGTCAAAACACCTACAGATTATACAGAATTTGATCGTCGTTTTATTGGTCGAGGTTTATATCTAGAAACTTTACAGGGAGAATCGGTAAAAGTATATGTAGCAGTAGATACTAGCGGTTCGATTGACGAGCAACTACTGAAAATGTTCTTGAGTGAGGTCAAGGGGATTTTAAATTCCTATCCTCATTTAGAATGCGAACTTTATTATGCTGATGCAGATGTTTATGGTGCTTACGAATTAAATCCCGATAGCGATATTCCCCAACCCCAGGGAGGCGGAGGAACGTCTTTTGTCCCCTTTTTCAGTAAAGTTAGTCATGGCTGGGATGGAATGACAACCGCAGTCTGCGTTTATCTTACGGATGGTTACGGTACATTTCCCGATACTGCCCCAGAATTACCCGTTTTGTGGGTAGTGACTCCTGGTGGCTTAGATTTATCCCAGTTTCCTTTTGGTGAAACCGTTAGACTATTATCAATTTAA
- a CDS encoding methyl-accepting chemotaxis protein → MQQILNIFSLIPGYLIILAIFLVILPTILAILLRYSLYRHLKHLAGRSRQLLGGMKLESTPKIISKLEQRFIDTNLNPDQINTASVIEGIYSQEKFYFLGMSLECEFIDSLCRILPNLLLSFGLLGTFLGITFNLSSLSQTITQININDVRNLVEQLNQPLQGMGVAFTTSLIAIACSSLLTVLNLLWNTNIVKAGLLSHLEDYIDNIYLPTIQPVSSLEEAISQFRQDFDGMVYKLGNTIEASMTRAFSRIENSAATFEHAANTFDNSRFPEKLDSATSNLAIAQNQFSQSSLVLQKSTLSFDHNLDSMQKLTKKFLELNQQVSNINQQYSSLIDLNKQKNFIEQSGLKEIQLELSRLINKIQTP, encoded by the coding sequence ATGCAACAAATATTAAATATTTTTAGTTTAATTCCTGGTTATTTAATAATTTTGGCGATTTTTCTGGTAATATTGCCTACTATTTTGGCGATATTATTACGTTATTCTTTATACCGACATTTAAAGCATTTAGCAGGGAGAAGTCGGCAACTATTAGGAGGAATGAAGTTAGAATCCACTCCTAAAATTATTAGCAAATTAGAACAGAGGTTTATAGATACTAATCTCAATCCCGATCAAATTAATACAGCCTCGGTAATTGAAGGAATCTATAGTCAAGAAAAATTTTATTTTTTGGGTATGTCTTTAGAATGCGAGTTTATTGATAGTTTGTGTCGTATTCTACCTAATTTGCTGCTGTCTTTTGGGCTATTAGGAACTTTTTTAGGTATTACATTTAACTTGTCTAGTTTAAGTCAGACAATTACCCAGATTAATATTAATGATGTAAGAAACTTGGTCGAACAATTAAACCAGCCTTTACAGGGTATGGGGGTAGCATTCACTACCAGTTTAATTGCGATCGCCTGTAGTTCTCTTTTGACAGTTTTGAACTTACTGTGGAATACCAATATTGTTAAAGCAGGTTTACTCAGCCATCTCGAAGACTACATCGATAATATCTATTTACCCACAATACAGCCTGTAAGTTCTCTAGAAGAAGCGATCTCTCAATTTAGACAGGACTTTGATGGCATGGTGTATAAACTAGGAAACACAATTGAAGCATCCATGACGAGAGCTTTTAGCCGCATCGAAAATAGCGCAGCCACCTTTGAACACGCAGCCAACACTTTTGATAATAGTCGCTTTCCTGAAAAACTTGATTCAGCTACTAGTAATTTGGCGATCGCTCAAAATCAATTTTCTCAATCTTCTCTGGTATTGCAAAAGTCTACCCTCTCTTTCGATCATAATTTAGACTCTATGCAAAAACTGACTAAAAAGTTTTTGGAATTAAATCAGCAGGTAAGCAATATTAATCAGCAATATTCCAGTTTGATTGACCTCAATAAGCAGAAAAATTTTATTGAACAATCAGGTTTAAAAGAAATTCAACTAGAACTATCAAGACTGATTAATAAAATTCAAACCCCATAG
- a CDS encoding flagellar motor protein — MNKKRKIRSYEATESLNVWPSFTDLMANAFMIISLFLLLALFKSLFLKYTAQETKQNLSDTERQVRLLQREIATLENELGESTSNVRQLKKASSELQRLLLSSNEKKRLLLSSNEQSRNRADILQSEIKRLKSAPPVVVIQDSGGYQFDSGSASLPQELKSYITKDLVNRIEKISQQRNLYVVEIIGHTDGQVNSGGGNLDQQLEKVAQGKQSVDSLKPGSNADLGLMRALEVVKELQKVQEQTGKLKGVQFHAYSAAQIQLPNGNFAQVNRQSDPNRRRIEIRFSPLGKAETVQ; from the coding sequence ATGAATAAAAAACGAAAAATACGTAGTTATGAAGCCACAGAAAGCCTCAACGTGTGGCCCTCTTTTACAGACTTGATGGCTAATGCTTTTATGATTATTAGCCTGTTTCTTTTGTTGGCTTTATTCAAGTCTTTGTTTCTCAAATATACTGCCCAAGAAACAAAGCAAAACCTGAGTGATACTGAAAGACAGGTGCGTTTACTTCAAAGAGAAATTGCTACTTTAGAAAATGAACTAGGAGAAAGCACTTCTAACGTGCGCCAGCTTAAAAAAGCTTCTTCTGAACTGCAAAGACTATTACTCAGTAGCAACGAAAAAAAAAGACTATTACTCAGTAGCAACGAACAAAGTCGTAATCGTGCAGATATTTTACAATCAGAAATAAAGCGTTTAAAATCTGCGCCTCCTGTAGTGGTAATTCAAGACTCTGGGGGATACCAGTTTGACTCTGGTAGTGCGAGTCTACCGCAAGAATTAAAAAGCTACATCACCAAAGATCTTGTCAATCGCATTGAAAAAATTAGCCAACAGCGCAACCTCTACGTTGTCGAAATTATCGGGCATACTGATGGTCAAGTAAACTCTGGTGGGGGCAATTTAGATCAGCAGCTAGAAAAAGTAGCTCAGGGAAAACAGTCTGTAGACAGTCTTAAACCTGGATCTAACGCCGATTTGGGCTTAATGCGCGCCTTAGAGGTAGTCAAAGAACTCCAGAAGGTACAAGAACAAACAGGAAAACTTAAAGGAGTCCAGTTTCACGCCTATTCAGCAGCCCAAATACAGCTTCCCAACGGGAATTTTGCCCAAGTCAATCGGCAAAGCGATCCCAACCGCCGTAGAATTGAAATTCGCTTCTCACCACTAGGAAAAGCAGAAACTGTTCAGTAA
- a CDS encoding fumarate reductase/succinate dehydrogenase flavoprotein subunit: MLDPKIPAGRLEDKWDNYKDHCKLVSPANKKKHTILIIGTGLAGASAAATLAELGYNVKSFCIQDSPRRAHSIAAQGGINGAKNYPNDGDTVWRLFYDTIKGGDYRSREANVHRLAQISNQIIDQCVAQGVPFAREYGGLLGNRSFGGAQVSRTFYAKGQTGQQLLLGAYSAMSRQIAEGKIEMFSRREMLDLVLVEGKARGIIVRNLITGEIERYAGDAVLLCTGGYSNVFYLSTNARNSNVTAAWRCYKRGALFANPCYTQIHPTCIPVTGGYQSKLTLMSEGLRNDGRVWIPKQPGDQRHPSQIPEAERDYYLETKYPSFGNLVPRDVASRNAKQITDEGRGVGETGLAVYLDFRDAIKNLGKEIISDRYDNLFQMYQRITGENPYEVPMRIYPAVHYIMGGLWVDYNLMSTIPGLHVLGEANFSDHGANRLGASALMQGLADGYFVIPYTLGNYIATADLPSVETTHSAFEEAEATVRSKVSKLLSIKGNKTVTEFHRQLGHILWDCVGMSRDRAGLEKAIASISDLRQEYWQNVIIPGDIHTFNKNLEFAGRVADFLELGELMARDALAREESCGAHFRVECQTTEGEAQRNDEQFAYVAAWQYKGDEKTPELHTEQLEFDNVELTQRSYK, translated from the coding sequence ATGCTCGATCCTAAAATTCCTGCTGGTAGACTAGAAGACAAATGGGACAATTATAAAGATCACTGCAAGTTAGTTAGTCCTGCTAATAAGAAAAAGCATACGATTTTAATTATCGGCACAGGTTTGGCGGGTGCATCGGCTGCTGCTACACTGGCGGAATTGGGTTATAACGTCAAAAGTTTTTGCATTCAAGATTCTCCTCGTCGCGCCCACAGCATAGCGGCACAAGGGGGCATTAACGGTGCCAAGAATTATCCTAATGACGGGGATACGGTATGGCGATTGTTTTACGACACCATTAAAGGAGGCGACTATCGTTCTCGTGAAGCAAATGTGCATCGCTTGGCGCAAATTAGTAATCAGATTATCGATCAATGTGTGGCTCAAGGCGTTCCCTTTGCCAGAGAATACGGAGGGCTGTTAGGGAATCGTTCTTTTGGAGGGGCGCAGGTATCTCGTACCTTTTATGCCAAAGGACAAACGGGACAGCAGTTATTGTTGGGGGCATATAGTGCCATGTCTCGTCAAATTGCCGAGGGCAAAATTGAGATGTTTTCCCGTCGAGAAATGTTGGATTTAGTTTTAGTTGAGGGGAAAGCACGAGGCATTATTGTTCGCAATTTAATTACGGGAGAAATAGAACGTTACGCAGGGGATGCAGTATTACTTTGTACTGGAGGCTACAGCAACGTCTTTTATCTTTCTACTAATGCCCGTAACTCTAACGTTACTGCTGCTTGGCGATGCTATAAACGAGGGGCTTTGTTTGCCAATCCCTGCTACACTCAGATTCATCCTACCTGCATCCCTGTGACGGGAGGATACCAGTCGAAGTTAACCTTGATGAGTGAGGGGTTGCGGAATGATGGCAGAGTATGGATACCAAAACAACCAGGAGATCAGCGTCATCCTAGTCAAATTCCTGAAGCGGAAAGAGATTATTATCTGGAAACTAAATATCCCAGCTTTGGTAATCTTGTTCCGCGTGACGTGGCTTCACGGAATGCCAAACAGATTACAGATGAAGGTAGGGGAGTTGGGGAAACAGGACTAGCGGTTTATTTAGACTTTCGAGATGCCATTAAAAATTTGGGCAAAGAAATAATTAGCGATCGCTATGATAATCTATTTCAAATGTACCAAAGGATCACAGGCGAAAATCCCTATGAAGTACCGATGCGTATTTATCCTGCCGTACACTACATCATGGGTGGCTTGTGGGTAGACTATAACTTAATGAGTACTATTCCTGGTTTACACGTCTTAGGAGAAGCAAATTTTTCCGATCACGGGGCAAATCGCCTGGGCGCAAGTGCCTTAATGCAGGGGTTAGCCGATGGTTATTTTGTCATTCCCTACACTTTAGGCAACTATATCGCTACCGCCGATTTACCATCTGTAGAAACTACCCACTCTGCTTTTGAGGAGGCAGAAGCCACGGTAAGGTCTAAAGTAAGTAAATTACTGAGTATTAAGGGAAATAAAACCGTGACTGAGTTTCATCGCCAGCTAGGTCATATTCTTTGGGACTGTGTGGGAATGTCGCGCGATCGAGCAGGTTTAGAAAAAGCGATCGCCTCGATTTCAGACTTGAGACAAGAATACTGGCAAAACGTGATTATTCCAGGAGATATTCACACTTTTAATAAAAATTTAGAATTTGCGGGTAGAGTCGCCGACTTTTTGGAATTAGGTGAACTTATGGCGCGGGATGCCCTGGCTAGAGAAGAATCCTGTGGCGCACACTTTCGCGTTGAATGCCAAACAACAGAAGGCGAGGCACAACGTAATGATGAGCAGTTTGCTTATGTTGCAGCTTGGCAATACAAAGGCGATGAAAAGACTCCAGAGTTACATACAGAACAGTTGGAGTTTGACAATGTGGAATTAACCCAACGTAGTTATAAGTAA
- a CDS encoding non-ribosomal peptide synthetase: MLLRNKFFAKKSNSAINYWQTNLKNIAPILNFPTDKVRAIDSATENTIVQSQKNLKQKEVAFSAELSIALKNFSQQKNVPLGAILLSAFQVLLYRYTSQKDIVVGCLDLYGDQKTKLEILPIRVSLKDEQNFAELLALTQTQISAASNYLDLNLVALAKALKKESSEFSLASISQILFRFNPSSQTSQVGATKTKANSELFIDIIDKSDYLICQVVYDRQLYNDETIQRICNNYQILLKSIVANPQVPISALSLLSTAERQQVLVGWNSTQVDQETKCIHQLFAARAASNPTAVAVICQGEQLTYGELNQKANQLAYYLQSLGIGSESLVGIYLERSVMMVVGILGILKAGAAYVPLDLGNPQSRQAFILEDAKITTLLTQASLLDQIPSQIKTSICLDRDRDVIVQHPQNNCPCQATLSDLALIVYTSGSTGKPKGVMTSHGNLSHYASSLQIALNIKESDVYLHRGQIALIASARQLLMPLTQGAAVVILTELEKRDPLLMFDLIKRYGVTIVDRVPSFWLSFADIFRQLDTQTKQSIQDNSVRLVATGGEQVTLEVYHCWQETFAAHVKFAILYGQTEGTGVVTVYDVPTQVDNSLKSLPVGSPISNMQVYLLDDYLQPVPIGVAAQIHISGAGVAHGYLNRPELTKEKFIDNPYMPGERLYKTGDLGRYLSDGSIQFLGRLDRQVNIQGLRIELGEIEAVLSQHESIQEAAVVVRSNKLGETLAVYLVPTKTASPRAELLKSYLQQKLPAYMVPKDFIFVAAFPLTTSGKVDRLALSALNTDELPKPIVAPRDRLELEMVQMLEEILGIKQIGIRDNFIELGGNSLLAARLVAEIENKYQQKIPLSTIFQAFNIENLANLIRQEEEFSAPKCLVPIKQGNSQPNLFAIHFLGHGLEYYLPLAEYLHSNVSIDGLSSFLSNESDKPHPRDIRRLAAYYTHNLKKVQPQGPYYLLGVSFGGLIVYEIAQLLVSQGHEVRFLGMIDTYCPNQNAIRKQLAAKERILAHLDKIRSLGVSHISNLVKWRIGNNLDNIRAWLYQIDWVRENFVDQTSRNFDKANYVRLRKEHQEVNQGYAIQPYPGKINMFRAAHNMDSKLDWQDLAQSGLSIYDVPGEHLEILQVPHAQVLAEKIQLALQECEKIN, from the coding sequence ATGCTGTTAAGAAATAAATTTTTCGCCAAAAAATCAAATTCAGCTATTAATTATTGGCAAACAAATCTCAAAAACATTGCTCCAATCCTAAATTTTCCTACGGATAAAGTAAGGGCAATTGATTCTGCAACTGAAAATACAATTGTTCAGAGCCAGAAGAATTTGAAGCAAAAAGAAGTTGCATTTTCAGCAGAATTAAGCATCGCCTTGAAAAATTTTTCTCAACAAAAAAATGTCCCACTTGGGGCGATCTTGCTGAGTGCATTTCAAGTTCTACTATATCGCTATACTAGCCAAAAAGATATTGTAGTCGGCTGTTTGGACTTGTATGGTGATCAGAAAACAAAGCTAGAAATATTACCTATTAGAGTTTCTCTTAAAGACGAGCAAAACTTTGCCGAGCTATTAGCCTTAACCCAAACACAAATTTCAGCAGCTAGTAATTATTTAGACCTAAACCTCGTCGCTTTAGCTAAAGCTTTAAAAAAAGAAAGCTCAGAATTTTCCCTAGCTTCCATATCTCAGATCTTATTTAGATTTAATCCCTCTTCACAAACTTCTCAAGTTGGAGCGACTAAAACAAAAGCTAATAGCGAATTGTTTATCGATATTATAGACAAGTCAGACTATTTAATTTGCCAAGTTGTATACGATCGCCAGTTATATAATGATGAGACTATTCAACGTATCTGTAACAATTATCAGATATTGCTAAAGTCAATTGTTGCCAATCCTCAAGTACCAATTTCAGCTTTATCTTTGCTATCGACAGCAGAACGACAGCAAGTTCTAGTCGGATGGAATTCAACCCAGGTTGACCAAGAAACTAAATGTATTCATCAACTATTTGCAGCAAGAGCAGCGAGTAACCCCACAGCAGTCGCAGTTATCTGTCAGGGAGAACAGCTAACCTATGGGGAACTAAACCAAAAAGCTAACCAATTAGCCTATTATTTGCAGAGTTTGGGGATTGGCTCAGAGTCTTTGGTTGGTATTTACCTAGAACGCTCCGTCATGATGGTAGTTGGTATATTGGGGATTCTCAAAGCGGGAGCTGCCTATGTACCTTTAGATTTAGGAAATCCTCAATCTAGGCAAGCTTTTATTTTAGAAGATGCCAAGATCACCACCTTATTAACTCAAGCCAGTTTACTAGACCAAATACCCAGCCAAATCAAAACCAGTATTTGTTTAGATCGCGATCGCGATGTGATAGTGCAGCATCCTCAAAATAATTGTCCTTGTCAAGCTACACTCTCAGACTTAGCTTTGATTGTTTATACTTCTGGTTCAACGGGAAAGCCCAAAGGAGTAATGACCTCCCACGGCAATTTGAGTCACTATGCTAGTTCATTGCAAATAGCTCTTAATATCAAAGAGTCAGACGTATATCTCCATCGCGGACAAATTGCTCTAATTGCTTCGGCTCGACAACTTTTAATGCCTTTGACTCAAGGTGCTGCTGTTGTAATTTTAACTGAACTAGAAAAGCGCGATCCACTTTTAATGTTCGATCTGATCAAACGTTATGGTGTCACCATAGTTGACCGCGTTCCTTCATTTTGGTTAAGTTTCGCCGATATTTTTCGTCAGCTCGATACCCAAACCAAGCAGAGTATCCAAGATAATTCCGTACGTTTAGTGGCTACTGGTGGCGAACAGGTTACTTTAGAGGTTTATCATTGTTGGCAAGAAACCTTTGCTGCTCACGTTAAGTTTGCTATTCTCTACGGTCAAACAGAAGGTACGGGAGTGGTAACTGTTTATGATGTCCCCACTCAAGTAGATAATTCTTTAAAATCTTTACCTGTAGGTTCTCCCATTTCTAATATGCAGGTTTATTTACTAGATGACTATCTACAACCTGTGCCTATCGGCGTTGCTGCCCAGATTCATATTAGCGGTGCTGGAGTCGCCCACGGCTATCTAAATCGACCCGAATTGACCAAAGAAAAATTTATTGATAATCCTTATATGCCAGGGGAGCGTCTATACAAAACAGGAGATTTGGGACGTTATCTGTCTGATGGCTCGATTCAATTTCTTGGTCGTTTAGATCGTCAAGTTAATATCCAGGGATTGCGCATTGAGCTGGGAGAGATTGAGGCAGTACTATCACAACATGAATCGATCCAAGAAGCAGCGGTAGTTGTCCGTAGCAATAAATTAGGGGAAACTTTAGCTGTTTATCTGGTGCCAACTAAAACAGCATCACCCAGGGCAGAGTTGTTAAAAAGCTATCTTCAACAAAAATTACCAGCCTATATGGTTCCCAAGGATTTTATTTTTGTAGCTGCTTTTCCTCTAACTACGAGCGGAAAAGTAGACCGACTTGCCTTATCTGCCTTGAATACAGATGAATTACCAAAACCCATTGTTGCCCCCCGCGATCGCTTAGAATTGGAGATGGTGCAAATGTTAGAAGAAATTTTAGGCATCAAACAAATAGGCATTCGGGATAACTTTATTGAATTGGGTGGTAATTCTCTTTTGGCAGCACGTTTAGTAGCGGAAATTGAAAATAAATACCAACAAAAAATTCCCCTCTCCACAATTTTTCAGGCATTTAATATTGAAAATTTAGCTAACCTCATTCGTCAAGAAGAAGAATTTTCTGCTCCCAAATGCTTGGTGCCAATTAAACAGGGAAATTCTCAACCAAACCTGTTTGCGATTCATTTTTTGGGACATGGCTTAGAATATTATCTTCCCCTGGCTGAATATCTACATTCAAATGTCTCTATCGATGGACTATCATCATTTTTGAGCAATGAATCTGATAAACCTCATCCTAGAGATATTAGACGCTTGGCAGCATACTACACCCACAACCTAAAAAAAGTCCAGCCTCAAGGACCTTATTATTTGCTAGGGGTATCTTTTGGTGGTTTAATTGTCTACGAAATAGCACAATTATTAGTATCTCAGGGGCATGAAGTTAGGTTTCTGGGCATGATAGATACTTATTGTCCGAATCAAAACGCAATTCGCAAACAGCTTGCTGCTAAAGAGCGTATATTGGCTCATCTTGATAAAATTCGCTCTCTAGGAGTAAGTCATATTTCAAATCTGGTCAAGTGGCGCATCGGCAATAATTTGGACAACATTAGAGCTTGGCTATACCAAATTGATTGGGTGCGAGAGAATTTTGTCGACCAAACAAGCCGCAATTTTGATAAAGCTAATTATGTACGGCTCAGAAAAGAGCATCAAGAAGTCAATCAAGGCTATGCCATACAGCCATATCCAGGAAAAATTAATATGTTTCGAGCTGCTCATAATATGGATTCCAAACTAGATTGGCAAGATTTAGCTCAATCAGGTTTATCTATTTATGATGTACCTGGAGAACACCTGGAAATTCTTCAAGTACCTCATGCTCAAGTATTAGCAGAAAAAATTCAATTAGCATTACAAGAGTGCGAAAAAATCAATTAG
- a CDS encoding HAD family hydrolase — MSYKALATDYDGTIATEGKVSETTYSALKHWQQTGRSLILVTGRRLDNLYDVFPQAKSFDCIVAENGALLSLPIIGEEKLLGSPPPNSLIEALQQRQVEPLRVGRGIISTEIPHDTTVIEVIKELGLAWQISYNKGAVMLLPEGVDKDFGLRTALNEMNLSPDEVVAVGDGENDLPLLKLGGLSVSVNNAVPVLKEASDWVMTKSCGDGVVELIEKLL; from the coding sequence ATGTCATACAAAGCACTTGCAACCGATTACGATGGCACGATAGCAACAGAAGGGAAAGTTAGCGAAACTACTTATTCAGCCTTAAAACATTGGCAACAAACAGGGCGATCGCTGATTTTGGTAACTGGAAGGCGACTCGATAATCTCTACGATGTATTTCCCCAGGCTAAATCATTTGACTGTATTGTGGCAGAAAATGGAGCATTACTTTCTTTGCCGATTATTGGAGAAGAAAAATTATTGGGTTCGCCACCTCCCAATTCTCTAATTGAAGCCCTACAGCAACGGCAAGTCGAACCATTGAGAGTAGGAAGGGGAATTATATCTACCGAGATTCCCCACGATACAACCGTAATTGAAGTCATCAAAGAATTAGGTTTGGCGTGGCAGATTAGCTATAACAAAGGGGCAGTAATGCTGCTGCCAGAGGGTGTTGATAAAGATTTTGGATTGAGAACTGCTTTGAACGAAATGAACTTATCCCCTGATGAAGTGGTGGCTGTCGGCGACGGAGAAAACGATTTGCCTTTATTGAAATTAGGCGGTCTGTCTGTATCGGTGAATAATGCTGTACCTGTACTAAAAGAGGCTTCTGATTGGGTAATGACTAAAAGTTGCGGAGATGGCGTTGTCGAGTTGATTGAGAAGTTGCTTTAA
- a CDS encoding HAD hydrolase-like protein: MSEQRTVVFDIIGTCFSLEKPRQQLIELGAPNYTLELWFAQSLRDAFAFSHAGEYQPLKKFLQAELPRTMKLLDINLSSGQLEQIMTTFSELELQPGAKEAFQTLTEAGWRVLALTNGSKNSTRDLLERAAVQQYFTEIYSCDAIAFTKPHPDVYKMIQTDNLEETWLVAAHAWDIAGAKSVGMKTAFVRQLEKDYLEVYPQPQVTVENLLEAAHQIINTPK, from the coding sequence ATGTCCGAGCAAAGAACTGTAGTTTTTGATATCATCGGCACTTGTTTTTCTCTAGAAAAGCCTCGACAGCAATTGATTGAATTGGGTGCGCCGAACTATACTTTAGAACTCTGGTTCGCTCAATCATTAAGAGATGCCTTTGCCTTTTCTCATGCAGGGGAGTATCAACCGCTCAAGAAGTTTTTACAAGCTGAATTGCCACGAACTATGAAGCTGCTGGATATTAACCTAAGTTCTGGGCAGTTGGAACAGATTATGACAACTTTTAGCGAGCTAGAGTTACAGCCTGGGGCAAAAGAAGCATTTCAGACCTTAACAGAAGCAGGTTGGAGAGTTTTAGCTCTTACCAACGGTAGCAAGAACTCTACCCGTGACTTATTAGAACGGGCAGCAGTACAACAATACTTTACCGAGATTTATTCTTGTGATGCGATCGCTTTTACTAAACCCCATCCTGATGTTTACAAGATGATTCAAACAGATAATTTAGAAGAGACCTGGCTAGTTGCCGCTCATGCTTGGGATATTGCTGGGGCTAAAAGTGTTGGCATGAAAACTGCTTTTGTCAGACAGTTAGAGAAAGATTATTTAGAAGTTTATCCTCAGCCACAGGTTACGGTTGAGAATTTGTTAGAAGCCGCTCATCAAATCATTAATACTCCTAAATGA